One Deltaproteobacteria bacterium genomic region harbors:
- a CDS encoding radical SAM protein — MKPLIIPIFIPHQGCPHRCIYCDQTAVSGTARQSWTATSLQQHVEQHLQYSRRSPVQIAFYGGSFTVLSEKKQRFYLEAVQGFIARGRVQSLRLSTRPDAVSSHNLNFLQEMNVSTIELGAQSFSDSVLARCERGHSSSQTREAANRIRGRGFYLGLQLMPGLPGDSERQFLRTVDAAISLEPDFVRLYPTVVLAGTRLAHLYRSGHYRPLTVNEAVHWCKQALLRFTRASIPVIRTGLQAVLSLEQQGRIVAGPYHPAFGQLVKSALWYDRLEQPLEEARRLGSRLVIHAAAHQVSDIRGHRNTNTNRWQAKLGLDSLRVVGSTDLQEGEWRITAEV; from the coding sequence ATGAAACCTCTGATCATCCCCATCTTCATCCCCCACCAGGGGTGCCCGCATCGTTGCATTTACTGCGATCAAACTGCGGTGAGTGGTACTGCTCGGCAGTCGTGGACTGCCACGAGCCTGCAGCAGCACGTGGAGCAGCATCTCCAGTACAGCCGCCGCTCCCCGGTGCAGATAGCCTTCTACGGCGGCTCTTTTACAGTGCTCTCCGAGAAGAAGCAGCGCTTTTACCTGGAGGCGGTGCAAGGATTCATTGCCAGAGGCCGGGTGCAGTCTCTGCGGCTTTCCACCAGGCCGGATGCTGTCAGCAGCCACAACCTGAATTTCCTGCAAGAGATGAATGTCAGCACCATAGAACTGGGAGCCCAGTCATTCAGCGACAGTGTGCTGGCTCGCTGTGAGCGCGGCCACTCCAGCTCGCAGACCAGGGAAGCTGCAAACCGCATCCGCGGCCGCGGCTTTTACCTCGGGCTCCAGCTGATGCCCGGGCTTCCTGGAGACAGTGAGCGACAATTTCTCCGCACTGTTGACGCGGCTATTTCCCTGGAGCCGGATTTTGTCCGGCTGTATCCCACCGTGGTGCTTGCCGGCACCAGATTGGCGCACCTCTACCGCTCGGGCCATTACCGCCCTCTCACTGTGAACGAGGCGGTGCACTGGTGCAAGCAGGCCCTGCTCCGCTTCACCAGGGCCTCCATCCCGGTGATCAGGACCGGACTCCAGGCAGTGCTTTCCCTGGAGCAGCAGGGAAGGATTGTGGCCGGCCCCTACCACCCTGCCTTCGGCCAGCTGGTAAAGAGCGCTCTCTGGTACGACCGTCTGGAGCAGCCCCTGGAAGAAGCGCGTCGCCTGGGATCCCGGCTGGTCATTCACGCTGCTGCCCACCAGGTTTCAGACATTCGTGGGCACAGAAACACCAACACCAACCGCTGGCAGGCAAAACTGGGCCTAGACTCCCTGAGAGTCGTGGGATCCACAGACCTGCAGGAGGGGGAATGGAGGATTACCGCAGAGGTGTGA
- the rnc gene encoding ribonuclease III — MDINTDPMLQELEERLGYRFNNRQLLFNALLHRSYVNENPHLKLQDNERLEFLGDAALDLALSHLLLERFPDYDEGELSRLRAGLVNEKHLASIARELGMGEALHLGKGEDRSGGRTKPSLLSDSLEAVLAAIYLDGGLEAVMKVVEQLFAPFLTDKEDLPIVLDRDYKTRLQEIVQARDKTVPRYRLEAEEGPEHNKWFRMSVWVRDRLLAFGSGPTKKAAQQKAAGRALRVLEEQEDSEKTG; from the coding sequence ATGGACATCAACACTGACCCTATGCTTCAGGAACTGGAAGAAAGGCTGGGCTATCGCTTCAATAATAGACAGCTGCTCTTCAACGCCCTGCTCCATCGCTCGTATGTCAATGAAAACCCTCATTTGAAGCTGCAAGACAACGAACGGTTGGAATTTCTCGGCGACGCTGCTCTGGATCTGGCTTTGAGTCATCTGCTGCTGGAAAGATTTCCTGACTATGACGAGGGAGAGCTTTCCCGGCTGCGGGCCGGGCTGGTGAACGAGAAGCACCTGGCCAGCATAGCCAGGGAGCTCGGCATGGGCGAGGCTTTGCATCTTGGCAAGGGAGAAGATCGAAGCGGCGGCCGGACAAAACCCTCGCTATTGTCCGACAGCCTCGAGGCTGTTCTGGCAGCTATCTATCTGGACGGCGGCCTGGAGGCCGTCATGAAGGTGGTGGAGCAGTTGTTCGCTCCATTTCTCACCGACAAAGAGGATCTGCCGATTGTTCTCGATAGAGACTACAAGACCCGTTTGCAGGAGATCGTCCAGGCTCGCGACAAGACCGTGCCCCGGTACAGACTCGAAGCAGAGGAAGGCCCGGAACACAACAAGTGGTTTCGCATGAGCGTCTGGGTGCGCGACCGTCTGCTGGCCTTCGGCTCCGGTCCCACCAAGAAAGCCGCCCAACAAAAGGCCGCTGGCAGAGCCCTGCGTGTCCTGGAAGAACAGGAAGATTCTGAAAAGACGGGCTAG
- the pyrR gene encoding bifunctional pyr operon transcriptional regulator/uracil phosphoribosyltransferase PyrR → MAAEQKGRQILSAEEMDSTLEKMAADIYQAIDDKDNLVLVGIRTGGVHLARRIQEKIEQKFARQIPVGILDIGLYRDDWTRISTQPIVRTTELPFSIDDRIVVLVDDVLFTGRTVRSAMAALIDFGRPQRIILAVLVDRGHRELPICADFVGVTVPTTLEQVVNVYLEETGEEDRVLLENM, encoded by the coding sequence ATGGCAGCAGAACAGAAGGGGCGGCAGATCCTTTCCGCAGAAGAAATGGACAGCACCCTGGAAAAGATGGCGGCAGACATTTACCAGGCGATTGACGACAAGGATAATCTGGTGCTTGTGGGTATTCGGACTGGCGGGGTTCATCTGGCCAGAAGGATTCAGGAAAAGATCGAGCAGAAATTTGCTCGGCAAATTCCCGTGGGTATTCTGGACATTGGCCTCTATCGAGACGACTGGACCAGGATAAGCACCCAGCCCATAGTTCGCACCACTGAACTGCCCTTCTCTATAGACGACAGAATCGTGGTGCTGGTGGATGATGTGCTCTTTACCGGCAGGACCGTGCGCTCTGCCATGGCTGCCCTTATTGATTTCGGCCGGCCGCAGCGCATCATCCTGGCGGTGCTGGTAGACCGCGGCCACCGGGAACTGCCCATATGCGCTGACTTCGTGGGAGTCACAGTGCCAACAACCCTGGAGCAGGTGGTAAATGTCTACCTGGAGGAAACCGGCGAAGAAGATCGGGTGCTGTTAGAAAATATGTGA